From one Arenicella chitinivorans genomic stretch:
- a CDS encoding DNA repair ATPase: MPQTDTQVVDNAVAQAGAYDIIRKRLTEQGHTLSTLTQTLNNERLSEFGGVQFNAIGRTRIRTENNCIARDIVQVGDQLLFGYNVFIGLKKDTRVNDVFALFTFDRQADQLELVESDITQSFLFEARFKSDFEELYRYYKEARLVQLINKNGKLLAGFQVGERENDLRVFRWSISPDGKQLDYIDNRGERDIQLPNQYDFEWIETNRDHFVHGKHPHVNIADTVFVETIGGDLTIKIENNTEDGLGIYSEPVDEPNQSLDDGQINYALVGHLVLLAITPYKETTTRYLVYNTLTENVDRIDAIGDSCIQLPEDHGIIFPGGYYLETGDTKSFPGDIDGLRFKRVIRSPNGEDVLFVFYEDVAGKVALFSYNLITKSLQNPIFSNGYALYDDGTLIVFSAEQEPTRVHPMQVWQTSYISDEYASQQPESTSELGRIGNSELVRGISDLYSINQLIQSDEVSMRHYEELNAVSKKIFDQHYWLDDTRHSDIAKNLRQIAETAELVIDEFEKVQSIQKQSSQALKEAKAQQRSLLTRIATTTWETASQFISAIADIRKQRGHIATIREYRYINQDDLAQMDAELVEAEQTLGASTVDFLGRESALTTYTERTTEFAAAIENAETNADIRPVLTDIDDTTAQLDLLSELVTTLKIDDTTLRTRIVDGISEVYANLNQTKAKGSQKQKGLGSEEATAQFSAQFKLFSQSITNALGIADTPERCDEQLAKLLVQLEDLESQFSGFEQFLADILEKREALYDAFEAHKQSLMEARQRRAQTLADSAARILTSIEKRSLRLTEIDELNTYFASDALVLKSTEIVGQLRELDADVAADDIASRFKGLKEQAIRTLRDKTDIFEDGGKVIKLGPKHRFSVNQQELDLTIIPKEDRLTFHLIGTDYYEPVADERLHQSQQFWAMSQESETNTVYRAEYLSYLILETAQSGNGELSMQQLLVDAQDLGALTKIARDFSTPLYKHGYQKGIHDHDAARILHAILPAIDAAGTLIYEPEARGIAQLFWASVAQIHPDDGETKRQNWQQRAQSAARLHHLFNDNSALAQLSAELAGEIDSFLASHPIKLTQTSTNRVSAYLVDELALGNKGFAQSQHAKSLIDDCQHVLDSDSRHALEESLQTLATEPAQQWALAKHWLEAVARNQGDKTTLRFVPEAAANLVAKLELRPCSEKLQLQVDDLLGDHTRIDGQSLKFSIDEYMQRLAHHHQHVVPEYLAYLESRSALMKRERARLKLNSFKAKPLSSFVRNRLVNESYLPIIGDNLAKQMGAVGDSKRTDLMGLLMMISPPGYGKTTLMEYVANRLGLIFMKINCPALGHDVTSLDPEQAPNSTARQELEKINLAFEMGNNVMLYLDDIQHTHPEFLQKYISLCDGTRRIEGVWRGETKTYDMRGKKFCVVMAGNPYTESGEVFKVPDMLANRADIYNLGDILGGMEAQFALSYIENALTSNPVLAPLATRDMNDLYKLVGIAQGQNIATTELSHQYSAAEINEITNVLQKLFVIQELILKVNQQYIKSAAQADRYRTEPPFKLQGSYRNMNKMAEKVSAVMNDAEILQLMEDHYQGEAQLLTNGTEENLLKLAELRGNMTEDQARRWEQIKEDFRRTKSLGGDDADAGTRIANQVMDLVKGVGLLKTSLETSSQSHLEAQAAQQTTLISSLSKQQGKETKERLSALIHSMDQIGKSLREQPSPVVEVVNTPSPKIVSTLDALASAMENSIQPLILSMEKKMDIDLRTLERIQELTSKIEVARKHASETTRRRESGKKNEG, translated from the coding sequence ATGCCGCAGACCGATACACAAGTTGTCGACAATGCCGTCGCACAAGCCGGTGCGTACGACATAATTCGCAAGCGTCTAACCGAACAAGGTCACACGCTTAGCACGCTGACACAAACTCTGAATAACGAACGCTTATCCGAGTTCGGCGGCGTTCAGTTCAACGCCATTGGACGCACACGCATCCGCACTGAGAATAACTGCATCGCACGAGACATCGTTCAGGTCGGCGACCAGCTATTGTTCGGCTACAACGTATTTATCGGACTTAAAAAGGACACGCGTGTAAATGATGTCTTCGCGCTGTTTACGTTTGATCGCCAGGCAGATCAACTGGAACTGGTTGAAAGCGACATCACCCAGTCCTTTTTGTTCGAAGCGCGCTTTAAAAGCGATTTTGAAGAACTTTATCGTTATTACAAAGAGGCACGATTAGTTCAGCTGATCAATAAAAATGGCAAGCTTCTGGCTGGCTTCCAAGTTGGGGAACGCGAGAACGACCTGCGAGTTTTCAGGTGGTCTATCTCACCTGACGGCAAACAGCTAGACTACATCGACAATCGCGGCGAGCGAGACATACAGCTACCGAATCAATACGACTTTGAGTGGATCGAAACCAATCGCGATCACTTTGTGCACGGCAAACATCCGCACGTCAACATTGCTGACACAGTTTTCGTCGAAACCATTGGTGGCGACTTAACGATCAAAATCGAGAACAATACAGAAGACGGTCTCGGGATATATTCCGAGCCGGTAGACGAACCCAACCAATCTCTCGACGATGGCCAAATCAATTATGCGCTGGTAGGACATTTGGTCCTGCTAGCGATTACGCCGTACAAAGAAACGACAACCCGCTACTTGGTGTATAACACCTTAACTGAAAATGTCGACCGCATCGACGCCATTGGTGACTCCTGCATTCAACTGCCAGAGGACCACGGCATTATCTTCCCAGGTGGCTACTATCTGGAAACGGGGGACACCAAGTCGTTTCCTGGCGACATTGATGGGTTGCGATTCAAGCGGGTCATTCGCTCACCGAATGGCGAAGACGTGCTGTTCGTATTCTACGAAGACGTGGCGGGCAAGGTCGCCCTATTCAGTTACAACTTAATCACCAAGTCCCTACAAAACCCAATCTTTAGCAACGGCTATGCGCTGTACGATGATGGAACCTTAATCGTCTTCTCTGCGGAACAGGAGCCAACACGAGTTCACCCCATGCAGGTTTGGCAAACTTCGTACATCAGTGACGAGTACGCGAGCCAACAACCCGAGAGCACCAGCGAACTGGGGCGCATTGGCAACTCGGAGCTGGTGCGTGGAATTTCAGACTTATATTCCATCAACCAGCTAATTCAGAGCGATGAAGTCTCGATGCGTCATTACGAAGAACTCAATGCCGTAAGCAAGAAAATCTTTGACCAACACTATTGGCTGGACGACACACGCCATTCAGACATCGCAAAAAATTTGCGCCAGATTGCAGAGACTGCAGAACTGGTAATCGATGAATTCGAAAAAGTCCAAAGCATTCAGAAGCAGTCATCTCAGGCGCTTAAAGAGGCCAAAGCACAACAGCGCTCATTACTCACACGCATCGCCACAACGACATGGGAAACCGCGTCACAGTTTATTAGCGCGATCGCGGACATTCGCAAACAACGTGGTCACATCGCGACCATTCGCGAGTACCGATACATTAATCAGGATGACCTCGCGCAAATGGATGCTGAACTGGTTGAGGCAGAACAGACATTGGGAGCCAGCACTGTTGATTTTCTTGGCCGTGAATCAGCACTGACCACCTACACGGAACGCACCACTGAATTTGCAGCGGCAATCGAAAACGCAGAGACAAACGCGGATATCCGCCCGGTCCTCACCGACATCGATGACACTACCGCGCAACTGGACTTGTTATCTGAACTGGTCACTACACTCAAGATTGACGATACGACACTACGAACCCGAATTGTCGATGGAATTTCAGAAGTTTACGCCAATTTAAATCAAACTAAGGCCAAAGGTTCGCAAAAACAGAAAGGTCTGGGTTCGGAAGAAGCCACCGCCCAGTTTTCAGCCCAGTTTAAACTGTTCTCACAAAGTATTACCAATGCGTTGGGCATTGCTGACACACCGGAAAGATGTGACGAACAACTTGCCAAATTACTGGTGCAACTCGAGGACCTCGAAAGCCAATTCAGTGGTTTTGAACAATTCTTAGCGGACATTTTAGAAAAGCGCGAAGCGCTGTACGATGCCTTCGAAGCTCACAAACAAAGCCTAATGGAGGCTAGACAACGTCGCGCTCAAACTTTGGCCGACTCCGCAGCGCGCATACTCACAAGCATCGAAAAACGATCGCTCAGATTGACCGAGATTGATGAGCTCAATACCTATTTCGCGTCGGATGCGCTGGTACTCAAATCGACAGAAATCGTGGGACAACTGCGTGAATTGGATGCCGACGTCGCTGCTGACGATATCGCGTCTCGATTTAAGGGGTTGAAAGAACAAGCAATCCGAACATTGCGCGATAAAACAGATATTTTTGAAGATGGCGGCAAAGTCATCAAACTGGGCCCTAAGCATAGATTCAGTGTCAATCAACAAGAACTCGATCTGACCATCATTCCTAAGGAAGACCGCCTTACATTCCATCTTATCGGGACCGACTACTACGAACCCGTCGCAGATGAGCGCTTGCACCAAAGCCAACAATTTTGGGCGATGTCTCAGGAATCCGAAACCAACACAGTCTACCGCGCAGAATATCTGAGCTATCTAATTCTCGAAACTGCACAAAGTGGCAATGGCGAGTTATCAATGCAGCAACTCCTAGTGGACGCCCAAGACTTAGGGGCACTTACTAAAATCGCAAGAGACTTCTCAACGCCATTGTATAAACATGGCTATCAGAAAGGGATTCATGACCACGATGCTGCGCGCATTTTACACGCCATACTTCCTGCGATCGATGCAGCGGGGACCTTGATATACGAACCGGAAGCGCGCGGTATTGCGCAACTATTTTGGGCATCAGTCGCTCAGATTCACCCTGATGACGGTGAAACAAAAAGACAAAATTGGCAGCAAAGAGCACAATCGGCGGCGCGCTTACACCACCTATTTAATGACAATTCTGCCCTTGCACAACTGTCCGCTGAGCTTGCTGGAGAAATCGATTCGTTCTTAGCATCACACCCAATCAAGTTGACGCAAACCAGCACCAACCGAGTCAGTGCATACCTAGTTGATGAACTCGCACTTGGAAACAAGGGATTTGCTCAGAGTCAGCACGCCAAGTCGTTGATCGACGACTGCCAGCATGTACTTGATTCCGATTCACGGCACGCACTCGAAGAATCATTACAAACCCTTGCAACTGAACCAGCCCAGCAATGGGCGCTCGCGAAGCATTGGCTTGAGGCTGTTGCGCGCAATCAAGGCGACAAAACGACACTTCGGTTTGTACCGGAAGCAGCTGCCAACTTAGTCGCAAAACTGGAGCTGCGTCCATGTTCCGAAAAACTACAACTTCAGGTCGACGACCTACTCGGAGACCATACGCGCATTGACGGGCAGTCACTTAAATTCAGTATCGATGAGTACATGCAACGATTGGCGCACCATCACCAACACGTGGTACCTGAATATTTGGCGTATCTTGAATCACGTAGCGCGCTGATGAAGCGCGAGCGAGCGAGACTGAAACTGAACTCATTCAAAGCTAAACCCCTTAGCTCGTTCGTGCGCAACCGTCTCGTGAATGAGTCTTACTTGCCTATTATTGGCGACAATCTGGCCAAGCAGATGGGGGCGGTCGGCGACAGCAAACGCACCGACTTGATGGGCTTACTGATGATGATTTCACCGCCCGGATACGGCAAAACCACTCTGATGGAATATGTCGCAAACCGTCTGGGTTTAATCTTCATGAAAATCAACTGCCCTGCGCTTGGACATGATGTTACGTCACTTGATCCAGAGCAGGCCCCTAACTCTACCGCCCGTCAAGAGTTAGAGAAAATAAACCTCGCTTTCGAGATGGGTAACAACGTTATGTTGTACCTTGATGACATCCAGCATACCCATCCTGAGTTTCTGCAAAAATACATTTCACTATGTGATGGAACACGCCGAATCGAAGGCGTGTGGCGCGGCGAAACCAAAACCTACGACATGCGGGGTAAAAAGTTCTGTGTGGTTATGGCTGGTAACCCTTACACCGAATCCGGTGAAGTATTTAAGGTTCCAGACATGCTTGCAAATCGTGCTGACATATACAACTTAGGGGACATCTTAGGCGGCATGGAAGCACAGTTTGCATTGAGTTATATCGAAAATGCATTGACATCAAATCCAGTTTTAGCCCCACTTGCCACGCGTGATATGAACGATCTGTATAAGCTTGTGGGCATTGCTCAGGGACAAAATATTGCCACCACCGAGCTGAGTCACCAATACAGCGCAGCTGAAATAAATGAAATCACCAACGTGCTGCAAAAATTATTCGTAATCCAAGAACTCATTTTAAAAGTCAATCAGCAGTACATTAAGTCGGCCGCCCAAGCCGATCGTTATCGCACAGAACCGCCTTTCAAACTCCAAGGTAGTTATCGAAACATGAATAAGATGGCAGAGAAGGTGTCTGCCGTAATGAACGACGCCGAAATACTACAGCTAATGGAAGATCACTATCAAGGCGAAGCACAACTGTTAACCAACGGCACTGAGGAAAACCTGCTTAAACTGGCCGAGTTACGCGGCAATATGACCGAAGATCAAGCGCGCCGCTGGGAGCAAATTAAAGAGGACTTTCGTCGGACCAAATCTCTGGGTGGCGACGATGCCGACGCAGGTACTCGTATCGCGAATCAGGTGATGGATCTGGTTAAAGGCGTGGGCTTGTTAAAAACTTCGTTGGAAACCTCTTCCCAGTCTCATTTGGAAGCACAAGCGGCACAACAGACGACACTCATCTCGAGCTTGTCCAAGCAACAAGGCAAAGAAACCAAGGAACGGCTATCGGCACTTATTCACTCGATGGATCAAATTGGCAAATCATTGCGCGAACAACCTTCGCCGGTGGTCGAAGTCGTCAATACACCATCGCCCAAAATCGTCAGCACTTTGGATGCTCTCGCCAGCGCCATGGAAAACAGCATTCAACCATTAATTCTGAGCATGGAGAAAAAAATGGACATCGATCTGCGTACCCTAGAACGAATCCAGGAGTTGACCAGCAAAATCGAAGTCGCGCGCAAACATGCTTCGGAAACAACACGTAGACGAGAAAGTGGCAAGAAGAATGAGGGCTAG
- a CDS encoding flotillin family protein, translated as MADLTVYSPLLIGVGIFIVFILGMLMLIKKFYIKVEQGTALIINTLRAKPKVTFTGGMVLPIIHMRELMKISLITLEVDRRGKDGLICKDNMRADITVAFYLRVNETEEDVLRVAKSVGTQRASDTNAVYDLFAAKFSEALKTVGKKVDFEELFEDRQRFRDAIVDAIGSDLNGYSLEDVAIDYLEQTPKSALDPHNILDSQGIKKITELTATQNIQTNIFEKDEELAITKKNVEAREAMLELERQQADAEAKQAREVATVIAREEAETLKIQEEERLKAETASIEVARDLAIQTENQQREIEIANENRQRAVAIEVEKVDRTKRMERVHSDREVELTRIEADKDVEREKKAIADIIRERVAVDKTVAIEEEKINEVREVSEADRAKQVQVKAAEALAEEEKVREVKAAEAAETAAKHKSVEITTLASANLEAADKDANAKIRLAEGIKAQEAAQGLAQAEVIRATGDSEAEVIRKKGESEAAAKLQVGTSEAEVTLRQFKAEAEGLTDKFTAMNAMSEDARSHEEFRMTLETALKETLASIEAGKLISQENAEVLATALREAKIDIVGGEEHFFDTFAKSLSMGKAIDGLTNKSDTIQNLLGQLSQFMPKPDEVQ; from the coding sequence ATGGCAGACCTCACCGTCTACTCGCCACTTCTGATCGGGGTTGGCATCTTTATTGTCTTTATTCTTGGCATGCTCATGCTTATCAAGAAGTTTTACATCAAAGTGGAACAAGGCACCGCGCTTATTATCAATACACTCCGCGCCAAGCCCAAGGTGACTTTCACCGGCGGCATGGTTTTACCCATCATCCATATGAGGGAGTTGATGAAAATCTCCCTCATCACCCTCGAGGTGGATCGTCGCGGCAAAGACGGCTTGATTTGTAAAGATAATATGCGCGCCGATATCACGGTTGCCTTCTATCTACGCGTCAATGAGACTGAAGAAGACGTTTTACGCGTCGCCAAAAGCGTCGGCACACAACGCGCCTCTGATACCAATGCGGTATACGACTTATTCGCTGCTAAATTTTCCGAAGCGCTTAAGACAGTGGGCAAGAAAGTCGACTTTGAGGAGCTATTTGAAGACCGACAACGCTTTCGTGACGCCATCGTAGACGCCATTGGAAGCGACCTCAACGGCTACTCTCTCGAAGACGTGGCGATTGACTACCTTGAACAAACCCCAAAATCAGCACTCGATCCACACAATATTTTGGATTCACAGGGCATCAAGAAAATTACTGAACTCACTGCCACCCAAAACATTCAAACCAATATCTTCGAGAAAGACGAAGAATTGGCTATTACTAAGAAAAATGTAGAGGCTCGTGAAGCCATGCTGGAACTTGAGCGCCAACAAGCAGATGCCGAGGCCAAACAAGCACGGGAAGTGGCGACAGTCATCGCCCGAGAGGAAGCTGAAACTCTGAAGATTCAAGAAGAAGAACGACTCAAAGCAGAAACCGCCTCTATCGAAGTCGCGCGCGATCTAGCAATTCAAACCGAGAACCAACAGCGTGAAATTGAAATAGCCAATGAAAATCGCCAGCGCGCGGTTGCGATCGAAGTCGAAAAAGTCGACCGCACCAAACGCATGGAGCGGGTCCACAGTGACCGCGAAGTCGAGCTGACCCGCATCGAAGCCGACAAAGACGTTGAACGTGAGAAGAAAGCCATCGCCGATATTATTCGCGAACGCGTCGCGGTTGATAAGACCGTTGCAATCGAGGAAGAGAAGATCAACGAAGTACGCGAAGTTTCTGAGGCTGATCGCGCCAAGCAAGTTCAAGTGAAAGCCGCTGAAGCGCTAGCCGAAGAAGAAAAGGTGCGAGAAGTGAAAGCAGCTGAAGCAGCCGAGACTGCTGCCAAACACAAATCGGTAGAGATCACTACGCTCGCCAGCGCCAATCTGGAAGCCGCAGATAAAGACGCCAATGCTAAAATCCGACTGGCAGAAGGCATTAAGGCACAGGAAGCCGCCCAAGGTCTAGCGCAGGCCGAGGTTATTCGTGCTACGGGCGATTCAGAAGCCGAAGTGATTCGCAAGAAAGGCGAGTCCGAAGCCGCTGCCAAATTACAAGTGGGCACCTCAGAAGCCGAAGTCACACTGCGACAATTTAAAGCCGAGGCCGAAGGTTTGACCGACAAGTTCACCGCCATGAATGCAATGAGCGAGGACGCGCGATCTCATGAAGAGTTCCGCATGACGCTTGAAACCGCGCTCAAAGAAACATTGGCCTCTATAGAAGCCGGTAAACTGATATCGCAAGAGAATGCTGAAGTGCTAGCCACGGCCTTGCGCGAAGCAAAAATCGACATCGTCGGTGGTGAAGAGCACTTCTTCGACACCTTCGCCAAGTCACTATCGATGGGCAAAGCGATCGACGGCCTCACTAATAAGAGCGATACCATCCAAAACCTATTGGGGCAACTCTCTCAGTTTATGCCCAAACCTGACGAAGTTCAGTAG
- a CDS encoding OB-fold-containig protein, giving the protein MFAIFLHESMDPFHQTVTSFPTVIYTFLLIICLLYWIVAVLGMVDLDILDLDYDGDVDAADSAQAQTGIAGLLLKFGLGGVPLTITLSIISLIGWILCYYSSYFAGQIVPTKLLNFIACIAIFFIATYLSVLTTAQVIKPIRKLFAKLDIDETKHIIGQQAVVRSSVVNQQRGEAYMSDGGAGILLNVRATGDEEFQKGDEVVVIEKLSNTNLYRVIAKSEFNGE; this is encoded by the coding sequence ATGTTCGCGATATTTTTACATGAAAGCATGGACCCGTTTCATCAAACGGTGACTTCTTTCCCAACTGTGATATACACCTTTTTGTTGATCATCTGCCTACTCTACTGGATCGTGGCTGTATTGGGCATGGTCGATCTCGACATTTTGGATCTCGACTACGATGGCGATGTTGACGCTGCCGACTCAGCACAAGCACAAACGGGCATTGCCGGACTCTTGCTTAAGTTTGGTCTAGGTGGTGTTCCTCTCACCATCACACTCAGCATTATCTCACTGATTGGATGGATACTTTGCTACTACTCAAGCTATTTCGCGGGGCAGATTGTTCCAACCAAGCTACTAAATTTCATTGCTTGCATCGCCATTTTTTTTATTGCCACTTACCTCTCGGTTCTGACCACCGCACAGGTAATCAAGCCGATTAGAAAGCTGTTCGCCAAACTCGACATTGATGAAACTAAACATATTATCGGACAACAGGCCGTGGTGCGCTCTTCGGTGGTGAACCAACAACGTGGTGAAGCCTATATGAGCGATGGAGGTGCTGGCATCTTGCTCAATGTACGCGCAACCGGTGATGAGGAATTTCAAAAAGGCGATGAGGTCGTTGTGATTGAAAAACTAAGCAATACCAACTTATATCGCGTCATCGCCAAATCTGAATTTAATGGTGAGTAA
- a CDS encoding PspA/IM30 family protein, producing the protein MNIWSKMITALRGGVNEAGEAIVDAQALRILDQEIRDASEELNKSKDGLASLIAQQKLAEERASSLKADIKKHEGFIESALEKGDESLAVEIAERVANFEDRLEAESEAGKQYKSQADALRDSMKNAEHQIKQLKQQTETIKATEAVQRAQRVVAERHNGSNSKLRTALDSLERIQEKQKLNAAKMSAAAEMAEESSNSSLDQKLRDAGITSENSADQVLQRIKAKQKKK; encoded by the coding sequence ATGAATATTTGGTCCAAAATGATAACTGCCCTTCGAGGTGGTGTGAACGAAGCTGGTGAAGCAATTGTCGACGCGCAAGCGCTACGAATTCTTGACCAGGAGATTAGAGATGCATCAGAGGAGCTGAACAAGTCCAAGGACGGACTGGCATCGCTTATTGCTCAGCAAAAGCTAGCTGAGGAGCGCGCATCATCGTTAAAAGCCGATATTAAGAAGCACGAAGGTTTTATTGAAAGCGCGCTCGAAAAAGGTGATGAGTCGTTGGCCGTCGAAATTGCAGAGCGTGTCGCCAATTTCGAAGATCGTCTCGAAGCGGAATCTGAAGCAGGCAAGCAATATAAGTCTCAAGCAGACGCCTTGAGAGACTCGATGAAAAATGCAGAACACCAGATTAAACAACTGAAACAGCAGACCGAGACTATCAAGGCAACAGAGGCCGTTCAGCGCGCGCAACGCGTGGTCGCAGAACGCCATAATGGTAGCAATTCCAAGCTTCGCACTGCACTCGATTCACTTGAGCGAATTCAGGAGAAGCAAAAACTGAATGCAGCGAAAATGAGCGCTGCGGCAGAAATGGCAGAAGAATCATCGAATTCATCGCTGGATCAAAAACTTCGCGACGCAGGTATCACCAGCGAGAATTCAGCGGATCAAGTACTGCAGCGCATCAAAGCTAAACAAAAGAAAAAGTAG
- a CDS encoding YjfI family protein translates to MKRKTSADYQREYRKRLREQGLVKKEVWILPENGTQLNKVEKMLRYSQLNGSTGLDIGEQKNMNNSVAHRWTTESLFTALKDRPTFSNGSCSIEIIDGIDSSIVIAMHEYGDLPIFITAGGDQILAEAVLFSADDVKDTAKFNEYVLKTHKYLPLSTISLDHDETHGDYYHMFGALSATSSINDVVHEIEVLAENVIQATEAFRAFLKI, encoded by the coding sequence ATGAAGAGAAAAACATCAGCAGACTATCAGCGAGAATACCGCAAAAGATTGCGAGAACAGGGCCTGGTTAAAAAAGAAGTCTGGATACTTCCAGAGAATGGCACTCAGCTAAACAAGGTTGAGAAAATGCTTCGCTATTCTCAGCTGAACGGCAGCACAGGATTAGACATAGGAGAACAAAAAAACATGAACAATAGCGTCGCACACCGCTGGACAACAGAAAGCCTTTTTACCGCCTTAAAAGATCGCCCCACATTCAGCAACGGCAGCTGCTCAATTGAGATCATTGATGGCATCGACTCGTCAATAGTAATCGCCATGCACGAATACGGAGATCTACCAATTTTCATCACAGCAGGTGGCGATCAGATACTGGCTGAGGCGGTTCTGTTCTCGGCCGACGATGTCAAAGACACCGCCAAATTCAACGAGTATGTGTTAAAGACACACAAGTATTTACCGCTCTCGACAATTAGCCTTGACCACGATGAAACACATGGTGACTACTACCACATGTTCGGCGCACTCAGCGCCACATCCAGCATTAATGACGTCGTGCACGAGATTGAAGTCCTTGCGGAAAACGTTATCCAAGCAACTGAAGCATTCAGAGCATTCTTAAAAATTTAA